In Planctomycetota bacterium, the sequence GCCCCACCGCCTCGCCCAGCCGCCCGAGCGCCGCCTGGGCGTCGGCCAGCGCGGCCTTGAACGCCTCGCCCGACGGGCCGGAGGCCAGGCTCGCTTCCTTGGCGATCCAGGAGGCCAGCGCGTCGCCCAGCGAGTCCGGCGCCCCGAGGTTGTTCGCCAGGTACGACCCGAACGCGTCGAACTGGAACCTCGGTCTCTCGCCGCCCCAGTCCCAGCCTCGCTCGAGGCACGTGGCCGCCATCCGTCTCGTGTGGATCCGCAGGGTGACGGCAAAGGCGGCGGCCGGCGTCGATTTCGGCCGCCCCTCCAGACGCTGGACCTCCTCCTTCAGCGACCCGATTGCCGTCGCGTGCCACATCGCCGACGGATGCAGCGCCGTCCCCTTCTCGTCGTGCGGACCCAGTTCGTGCTTGTACCGTTCGATCCGGTCGGCCAGTTCCTGGCGGTGCTCGGGATCCTTCTCGGTCCGCAGGCGCGCCTCCGCCGCGTGCAGCAGGTCCGTCCGGGTCGGTTCCTGAGAGGTGGCTCGGGACGCCAGGCCCGCGCACGCCAACACCGCCGCGACGCCCATCACGAGAAGTCGTTTCATCGAAAGAGTTGCCCCGATTGTGCCTTCCGGTGAGTTGAACCCGTGCCCCCCCAATATGTAACGCGATTCCCGCCGGTCCGCAAGCGTTTGTCCGGCGGCTTGAATGGCCCTTGCCGCGGCCCTATAATCCCGCGGGCGGGCAGGGCCCGGGAGGAAAGCGGTCCATGCGGATTACCGTGAACGGCCAGCCGCGCGAGGTGCCCGACGGGACGACCGTCGCACGCCTGCTCGAGATGCTCCCGACCGCCGGCGGGCCCGTCGCCGTCGAGGTCAACCGCGAGATCGTTCCGCGCTCCCTCCACGCCGGCCGCGCCCTGGCGGAAGGCGACGAGATCGAAATCGTCACCCTGGTAGGAGGCGGATGACGGCGCGGAAGCCTCCGGCGCCTCAGTTACTCAGTCACTCAGTTACTGACCGAAGGAGTGCGAGGGCATGGCAGAACAAGACGTGTTGAAACTCGGGCCTTACAAATTCACCAGCCGCCTCTTCGTCGGCACCGGGAAGTACGACACCTTCCCCCTCATGCGCGAGGCCCTCGAGGCCTCCGGATGCCAGGTCGTCACCGTCGCCGTCCGGCGCGTCAACCTCGCCGACAAATCCAAGGAAAGCCTCCTCGATTATATTGACCGCAAACGATATACCATCCTGCCGAACACCGCCGGCTGCTTCAATGCCGACGATGCCGTCCGCACCGCACGACTCGCGCGCGAAGCCCTCGGCGTCGAGTGGGTCAAACTCGAAGTCCTCGCCGACCCCGACACGCTCCTCCCGGACCCCGTCGAAACGCTGAAGGCGATGGCGACGCTCATCAAGGAAAAGTTCTATGTCCTCGCCTACACGAGCGACGACCCCGTCATGGCCCGGCGCCTCGAAGACGCCGGCGCCACGAGCGTCATGCCTCTGGGGTCGCCCATCGGCTCCGGCCAGGGCATCCTCAACCCCGGCAACATCCGCCTCATCATCGAACGCGCGAAGGTCCCCATCATCGTCGACGCCGGCGTCGGCACCGCCAGCGACACCGCCATCGCCATGGAACTCGGGGCCGACGGGGTGCTCCTGAACACCGGCGTCGCCAAGGCCCAGGACCCCGTCCGGATGGCCCGCGCGATGCGCCTCGCCATCGAGGCCGGACGAGAAGCGTACCTGGCGGGGCGCATTCCGCGGCGGCCTTACGCCTCCGCCTCCAGCCCCACCGAAGGCACCATCGCGCCGTCGCCGTGAGGTGCACCGGCCGCCGCGCCTCGCCGCTTGCATATTTAGCCGCCGCGCTTGCTTGCCACGCCGTAGTCCCGGCGCGCCGGGACGAAGGCGGGCGCGGCGCGTGCCGTTCCGAGCACGCGGCGCAAACGCGTGCCACGGGGAGCCCGCGTGGACCACGACGTCCAATCCGCCCTCGGCCCGGAAGGCCTCGTCGCCCGAGGCCTCGCGGGCTACGAGCACCGCCCCGAGCAGATCGCCATGGCCGAGGCCGTCGACCGCGCCTTCCGTGCCGGCCGGCACCTGGTCGTCGAGGCGGGCACCGGCGTCGGCAAGTCCTTCGCTTACCTCGTCCCGGCGATCCACCTCGCGACGCGCGAAAAACGCCGCGTCCTCCTCTCCACCTACACCATCAGCCTCCAGGAACAACTCGTCGAGAAAGACCTCCCGCTTCTCGCGAAGGCGCTCGGCCTGGAGTTCCGCGCCGTCCTCGTCAAGGGCCGCGCGAACTACCTCTGCCTTCGCCGCCTCGAACGCGCCAGCCAGCGCGCCGCCACGCTCTTTACCTCCGCCGCCGAACGCCGCGAACTCGCCCGCCTCGAAGAGTGGGCCCTTGCGACCGGCGACGGCAGCCTCTCGGACCTCGCGCCCCAGCCCGCCCCGCGCGTCTGGGACCGCGTGTGCGCCGAGCAGGGCAACTGCCGCGGACGAAAGTGTCCGCACGAGCGCCGGTGCTTCTACCAGCGCGCCCGCCGGCGCGTCCACCAGGCCGACCTGCTGGTCGTCAACCACGCGCTGTTCTTCTCGGACCTCGCGATCCGCGCCTCGGGCTCGGCCGGCATCCTCCCGGCCTTTGACGCCCTCGTCTTCGACGAGGCCCACAACGTCGAGACGGTCGCCTGCGACCAACTCGGCATCGCCGTCTCCTCCAGCCAGGTCGCGTTTCTCCTGGGCCTCCTCTGGTCCGGCGCCGGCGGGAAGCGCCCGCGAGGCGCCCTGGCGGCCATCGAACGGGGCGCCGAAGCCGCCAGGCTCGCCTGCGACGATGCCGGCCGCGCCTCGGCCGACTTCTTCGCCTCGCTCCGCGCCTGGTTCGAAGGCGAGGGCGGCCCCAGCGGGCGCGTCGCACGCCCGAACGTTTTCGAGAACCCCCTCTCGCCGTCGCTCGAACGCCTCGCCTCGGCCCTCGGCGCGCTCGCCAAGAAGATGGGCCGCGATGAGGAGTCGGCCGACGAACTCGCGTCCTACGCCGACCGCGCCCGACGCCTCGCCGGGGCCGTCGTTTCCTTCGTCGGCCAGACCTACGCCTCCGACTCTCCCGGCTCCGGCGCGGTCTACTGGGTCGAAGCAAAAAAAGAGGGTCAGCCCCTATCTTCCGAAAACGGGGACGCGCAACCACTTCTGCAGAAAGGACTTAAGAAAATGGGGT encodes:
- a CDS encoding thiazole synthase; this encodes MAEQDVLKLGPYKFTSRLFVGTGKYDTFPLMREALEASGCQVVTVAVRRVNLADKSKESLLDYIDRKRYTILPNTAGCFNADDAVRTARLAREALGVEWVKLEVLADPDTLLPDPVETLKAMATLIKEKFYVLAYTSDDPVMARRLEDAGATSVMPLGSPIGSGQGILNPGNIRLIIERAKVPIIVDAGVGTASDTAIAMELGADGVLLNTGVAKAQDPVRMARAMRLAIEAGREAYLAGRIPRRPYASASSPTEGTIAPSP
- a CDS encoding DEAD/DEAH box helicase, whose translation is MDHDVQSALGPEGLVARGLAGYEHRPEQIAMAEAVDRAFRAGRHLVVEAGTGVGKSFAYLVPAIHLATREKRRVLLSTYTISLQEQLVEKDLPLLAKALGLEFRAVLVKGRANYLCLRRLERASQRAATLFTSAAERRELARLEEWALATGDGSLSDLAPQPAPRVWDRVCAEQGNCRGRKCPHERRCFYQRARRRVHQADLLVVNHALFFSDLAIRASGSAGILPAFDALVFDEAHNVETVACDQLGIAVSSSQVAFLLGLLWSGAGGKRPRGALAAIERGAEAARLACDDAGRASADFFASLRAWFEGEGGPSGRVARPNVFENPLSPSLERLASALGALAKKMGRDEESADELASYADRARRLAGAVVSFVGQTYASDSPGSGAVYWVEAKKEGQPLSSENGDAQPLLQKGLKKMGSDPIFRRPRVSLHAAPVHVGGMLDLLVWQEVRSAVLTSATLSVGPRDEFAYVRQRLGLEDCDTLWVGSPFDYESKVRLYLEADLPEPADPAYFDAAVGAIQRYLDLSQGRAFVLFTSYEMLSRAAYALRPHLAKRGWRLLVQGEGLPRGKMLEEFRRDAHSVLFGTATFWQG
- the thiS gene encoding sulfur carrier protein ThiS; the encoded protein is MRITVNGQPREVPDGTTVARLLEMLPTAGGPVAVEVNREIVPRSLHAGRALAEGDEIEIVTLVGGG